From a region of the Thermomicrobium roseum DSM 5159 genome:
- the alaXM gene encoding alanyl-tRNA editing protein AlaXM — MPTELLYLNDSYVREFTATVLAVTPDQGVILDRTAFYPGGGGQPHDTGELVSTDGRSWRVVSLRRGTTADEIVHLLDREPPPVGTAVRGVLDWDRRYRLMRFHTALHVLSAVVFREFGALVTGANLDVDKARMDFELEDLAPERVARIEQLANEAIARGLPVRWWTIPRAEAERIPDLIRTKVNLLPPSIQSIRVVEISGLDLQADGGTHVRNTREIGGIRVVGTRSKGRNNKRIEITLVDQAENERTEGS; from the coding sequence ATGCCGACGGAACTTTTGTACCTGAACGACAGCTACGTCCGCGAGTTCACGGCGACCGTGCTCGCGGTGACGCCGGATCAGGGTGTCATCCTGGATCGCACCGCGTTCTATCCCGGTGGTGGTGGACAGCCACACGACACTGGTGAGCTGGTGAGCACCGATGGTCGATCGTGGCGAGTGGTCTCGCTCCGACGCGGTACGACTGCGGATGAGATCGTGCATCTCCTCGATCGCGAACCACCTCCGGTGGGTACGGCCGTGCGGGGTGTGCTGGATTGGGACCGACGCTACCGGCTGATGCGCTTCCACACCGCCTTGCACGTTCTTTCAGCAGTGGTCTTCCGCGAGTTCGGCGCTCTGGTCACCGGTGCGAACCTGGATGTGGACAAAGCGCGGATGGACTTCGAACTCGAGGATCTGGCCCCGGAACGAGTCGCACGCATCGAACAGCTGGCCAACGAGGCGATTGCCCGTGGACTCCCTGTCCGCTGGTGGACGATTCCGCGGGCTGAGGCAGAGCGGATACCGGACTTGATCCGAACCAAGGTCAACTTACTCCCGCCGAGCATCCAGTCGATCCGCGTCGTCGAGATCAGCGGGCTCGATCTCCAGGCAGATGGCGGAACGCACGTCCGCAATACGCGGGAAATCGGCGGTATCCGCGTCGTCGGTACCCGCTCGAAAGGACGCAACAACAAGCGGATCGAGATCACCCTCGTCGATCAGGCCGAGAACGAGCGGACGGAGGGATCGTGA
- a CDS encoding phosphoribosyltransferase, with translation MFRDRFEAGRQLAERLRDLTGTPAIVLALPRGGVLVGYEIARSLHIPLDVILTRKIGAPFNPEYAIGVVAENGFVSVNEEEIRLGIATREYIERIVPKLMAELERRRQLYRGGRPLPDLTGKTAILVDDGVATGFTMLGAIAAVREQHPEHIVVALPVAPPSTVERLRREVDRVEVLIAPEPLDGVGAWYEDFHQATDEEVLELLERARADRAEPNGSSAKGEK, from the coding sequence ATGTTTCGAGACCGCTTCGAGGCAGGCCGGCAACTGGCGGAACGGCTGCGTGATCTGACGGGAACACCAGCCATCGTCCTCGCGTTACCACGCGGTGGCGTTCTGGTCGGCTACGAGATCGCTCGATCGCTGCACATTCCTTTGGACGTCATCCTCACGCGCAAGATCGGTGCACCCTTCAACCCGGAATATGCGATCGGCGTAGTAGCCGAGAACGGCTTCGTCTCGGTCAACGAGGAGGAGATTCGCTTGGGCATCGCGACCCGCGAGTACATCGAGCGGATCGTCCCCAAGTTGATGGCTGAACTCGAGCGCCGACGCCAACTCTATCGCGGCGGACGACCGCTCCCTGACTTGACCGGGAAAACGGCGATCCTCGTCGACGACGGAGTCGCTACCGGCTTCACGATGCTGGGAGCGATCGCCGCCGTGCGGGAGCAGCATCCGGAGCACATCGTCGTGGCCTTGCCGGTCGCGCCACCGTCCACGGTCGAGCGCTTGCGCCGTGAAGTCGATCGCGTCGAGGTGCTCATCGCGCCCGAACCGCTCGATGGAGTCGGTGCCTGGTACGAAGACTTTCACCAGGCGACCGATGAAGAGGTGCTGGAGCTGCTCGAACGTGCCCGTGCGGACCGAGCCGAGCCGAATGGCTCATCGGCAAAGGGGGAAAAGTAA
- a CDS encoding ribonuclease J, whose translation MAKPRLRIIPLGGVGEIGKSMTVYEYRNDLIVIDAGAKFPEEDLRGVDLIIPDVGYIKQRLNKLRAILLTHGHEDHIGGISFILNEFKSIAPVPIYGSELAIAYARAKLEDYSDPKLADFRVVEPRKRYRLGQHFEVEFIPVTHSIPGSYAIALKTPLGWVVHTGDYKFDPTPPLGPRTDEERLKQLGREGVLVLLSDAVRVERPGHTPSEAVVSETLDRIIGAAEGRVVLTTFASNITRIDQAIRAAHRHGRKVAISGRSMEQSTRIAQELGYLHPPDGVLVPVEIAMTLPRKQAMLLTTGSQGEATAALARIASSDHPHIRLTPGDLVIFSATPIPGNEQTVSETIDQLFRMGIKVIYPDIEPTVHVSGHASREELKHMLRLLRPRFCVPVHGEYRHLALYRELALELGYLPERVVIPELGSVLSFSREDVRREGTVDCGPVLVDFVTPTHAVLRRRDEVASSGVIIAAFVIDRETGKLIAGPEVTAEGLNGKVSAETLAKVTEEFKRFLAKQKGGFSHGYLVSRTKSVLGRQLYRRAKFRPLILPLISEL comes from the coding sequence ATGGCCAAACCACGTCTTCGGATCATTCCGCTCGGCGGTGTCGGTGAGATCGGTAAGAGCATGACCGTTTACGAGTATCGCAACGATCTGATCGTGATCGATGCCGGCGCCAAATTTCCCGAGGAAGATCTCCGTGGAGTCGATTTGATTATCCCCGATGTCGGATACATCAAGCAAAGGCTGAACAAGTTGCGCGCCATCCTGCTCACCCACGGGCATGAGGACCATATCGGTGGGATTTCCTTCATTCTCAACGAATTCAAGAGTATCGCTCCGGTGCCGATCTATGGCTCGGAACTTGCGATCGCCTATGCGCGTGCCAAGCTGGAAGACTACAGCGATCCCAAACTGGCGGACTTCCGGGTCGTCGAGCCGCGCAAGCGTTACCGACTTGGCCAGCACTTCGAGGTCGAGTTCATTCCGGTCACCCACAGCATTCCCGGTAGTTACGCCATCGCGCTGAAAACGCCACTTGGTTGGGTGGTCCATACTGGTGACTACAAGTTCGACCCCACTCCACCGCTCGGCCCGCGGACCGACGAAGAGCGCCTGAAGCAGCTCGGCCGGGAAGGTGTTTTGGTTCTCCTTTCCGACGCTGTCCGGGTCGAACGTCCTGGTCACACCCCCTCCGAGGCGGTGGTCAGCGAGACGTTGGACCGTATCATCGGTGCGGCCGAGGGTCGGGTGGTGCTGACCACATTTGCCTCCAACATCACCCGGATCGATCAGGCGATCCGGGCAGCGCATCGCCATGGGCGCAAGGTAGCCATCTCCGGCCGGAGCATGGAGCAGAGCACCCGCATCGCTCAGGAACTCGGCTATCTTCACCCACCCGATGGCGTGTTGGTGCCGGTCGAGATCGCGATGACGCTCCCGCGCAAACAGGCGATGCTTCTGACGACCGGTAGCCAAGGAGAAGCGACGGCGGCTCTAGCGCGGATCGCGAGCAGCGATCACCCGCATATTCGGCTCACGCCTGGCGATCTCGTCATCTTTTCCGCTACTCCCATCCCTGGTAACGAGCAGACGGTGAGCGAGACTATCGATCAGCTCTTCCGGATGGGGATCAAAGTGATTTATCCCGATATCGAGCCGACGGTGCACGTCTCCGGGCACGCGAGTCGCGAGGAGCTCAAGCATATGCTTCGCCTGCTGCGGCCGCGCTTCTGTGTTCCCGTCCATGGAGAGTACCGTCACCTCGCCCTTTACCGGGAACTCGCCCTCGAACTCGGCTATTTGCCAGAGCGAGTCGTCATTCCCGAACTCGGGTCGGTCCTGAGCTTCAGCCGCGAAGATGTCCGGCGCGAGGGAACGGTCGATTGTGGGCCTGTCCTCGTCGACTTCGTCACGCCGACTCACGCCGTCTTGCGCCGACGGGATGAGGTCGCTTCCAGTGGCGTGATCATCGCCGCCTTCGTGATCGATCGCGAAACGGGGAAGCTCATCGCCGGCCCCGAAGTGACCGCTGAAGGGCTGAACGGTAAGGTGAGCGCGGAAACACTCGCCAAAGTGACGGAGGAGTTCAAGCGGTTCCTGGCCAAGCAAAAAGGTGGCTTCAGCCACGGCTACCTGGTCAGTCGGACAAAGAGCGTGCTCGGCCGGCAGCTCTATCGACGGGCCAAGTTCCGCCCGCTGATCTTGCCGCTGATCAGCGAGTTATGA
- a CDS encoding metal-dependent hydrolase, translating into MRRWLATLLTWGIALIAHRAWSAAPPGSWRRGVSDAASHAASGLATVLPITGQLPAPGRLLAGALVGSLILDLDHVAAARSLRLSACMTMPSRPATHSAAVACLLALVTMRRDRALGLGLGLGLGAHLVRDLATGGAPLLTPKRSVSVPEEWMIPLLAGISALGWWGARRSRSIER; encoded by the coding sequence ATGCGGCGTTGGCTCGCGACGCTGCTCACCTGGGGTATCGCCCTGATCGCGCATCGCGCATGGTCGGCAGCACCGCCCGGATCGTGGCGACGCGGCGTGAGTGATGCTGCCTCGCACGCGGCATCGGGACTGGCGACTGTCTTGCCGATCACCGGGCAGCTGCCGGCTCCCGGTCGTCTGCTCGCCGGGGCACTCGTCGGTTCCCTCATCCTCGATCTCGATCACGTCGCAGCCGCGCGTTCGCTGCGTCTTTCGGCCTGCATGACGATGCCCTCCCGCCCAGCGACGCACTCAGCCGCGGTGGCGTGCCTGCTGGCACTGGTGACGATGCGTCGAGACCGGGCGCTCGGACTGGGGCTGGGACTCGGGCTCGGCGCTCATCTCGTCCGCGATCTCGCCACTGGCGGGGCTCCCCTGCTCACACCCAAACGCTCGGTCAGCGTCCCCGAGGAGTGGATGATCCCGCTGCTCGCTGGCATCAGTGCGCTGGGCTGGTGGGGAGCTCGGCGCAGCCGGTCTATCGAGCGATAG
- the queC gene encoding 7-cyano-7-deazaguanine synthase QueC has translation MEPRKRSQRAVVLLSGGLDSTTLAYLLDAYGFVLYGLSFRYGQRHERELEAARAIAEKLRFAEHRVVTIDLAQWGGSSLVGSGEIPRQPTSGIPSTYVPVRNLVFLAIAHAYAEAIDADAVAIAVSQVDYSGYPDCRGEFLAAYQQAADLASRRFVETGRRIPVLAPFLDVPKSAIVRLGLRLGVDYAETWSCYRGGERPCQECDSCRLRAQAFAEAGVPDPLLQR, from the coding sequence GTGGAACCCCGCAAGCGATCACAGCGCGCTGTCGTTCTCCTGTCGGGTGGACTGGACAGCACGACACTGGCCTATTTGCTCGATGCCTACGGCTTCGTGCTCTACGGGCTCTCCTTCCGCTATGGTCAGCGCCACGAACGGGAACTGGAAGCAGCGCGAGCCATCGCGGAGAAACTCCGTTTCGCCGAACATCGGGTCGTCACGATCGATCTCGCGCAGTGGGGCGGGTCGTCTCTCGTCGGTTCGGGAGAGATACCCAGGCAGCCGACGAGCGGAATCCCCTCCACCTACGTGCCGGTGCGCAACCTGGTCTTCCTCGCGATCGCCCATGCCTATGCGGAAGCGATCGATGCCGATGCGGTCGCGATCGCGGTGAGTCAAGTCGACTACAGCGGGTACCCGGATTGTCGCGGAGAGTTCCTCGCCGCCTATCAGCAGGCAGCGGATCTGGCATCGCGGCGCTTCGTCGAAACGGGACGACGGATTCCGGTCTTGGCGCCGTTCCTCGATGTTCCCAAGTCAGCGATCGTCCGACTCGGTCTCCGGCTCGGTGTCGACTACGCCGAGACCTGGTCGTGCTACCGTGGCGGTGAGCGTCCCTGCCAGGAGTGCGATTCGTGCCGCTTGCGGGCCCAGGCGTTCGCGGAGGCAGGGGTGCCTGATCCCTTGCTCCAGCGCTGA
- the ychF gene encoding redox-regulated ATPase YchF has translation MPVQLVLIGLPQSGKTTVFNALTGLKAATGTFSGAEDEPNLATVKVPDPRLDELTRLFRPRRTVPAEIQYWDVAGLAKGIHERGLGGRLLGILQQASALVHVVRAFHDPAVPHPEGSVDPLRDIATIDMELLFTDLAMVDKRLQRIRSMIPKLRGPEREAHEREGAVLERLHRALSEGKPIRAIELEPDEEKLLRGFGFLTQKPLLILLNLGEERLAQAEELLAAASQHVSGPGVAVEALPGKLEMELAQLAPEEAAAFMQELGIDEPARNRVIRTSYRLLGLISFFTVGPDEVRAWTIKRGATAVEAAGAIHSDLAQGFIRAEVVHYEDLVRVGGLTEARKAGLLRLEGRNYVVQDGDIVHILFNV, from the coding sequence ATGCCAGTTCAGCTCGTCTTGATCGGGCTTCCCCAGAGCGGAAAGACCACTGTCTTCAATGCTTTGACCGGTTTAAAGGCGGCGACCGGAACCTTCAGTGGTGCCGAGGACGAACCGAACCTGGCCACGGTCAAAGTGCCGGACCCGCGACTCGACGAACTCACACGGCTCTTCCGACCACGCCGGACTGTGCCAGCGGAGATCCAGTACTGGGATGTCGCTGGTCTGGCCAAGGGAATCCATGAGCGAGGACTCGGTGGGCGCCTGCTCGGGATTCTCCAGCAGGCCAGTGCGCTCGTCCATGTCGTCCGAGCCTTTCACGATCCAGCGGTCCCGCATCCAGAAGGATCGGTCGATCCGCTCCGCGACATCGCGACGATCGATATGGAGCTCCTCTTCACCGATCTCGCGATGGTCGACAAGCGACTGCAGCGGATCCGCTCCATGATCCCGAAGCTGCGCGGCCCGGAGCGAGAGGCGCACGAACGCGAAGGAGCAGTCTTGGAGCGTTTGCATCGTGCCCTGAGCGAGGGGAAGCCGATCCGGGCGATCGAACTCGAGCCGGACGAGGAAAAGCTGCTCCGCGGTTTCGGTTTCTTGACACAGAAACCCCTGCTCATTCTGCTCAATCTCGGGGAGGAGCGACTGGCCCAGGCGGAAGAACTTTTGGCGGCTGCCAGCCAGCACGTAAGCGGTCCCGGGGTTGCGGTCGAAGCGCTGCCGGGCAAGTTGGAGATGGAACTGGCTCAGCTCGCCCCAGAGGAGGCAGCTGCTTTCATGCAGGAACTCGGCATCGACGAGCCTGCCCGGAATCGCGTGATCCGGACCTCGTATCGGCTGCTGGGCCTCATCTCGTTCTTCACGGTTGGACCGGACGAAGTGCGTGCGTGGACTATCAAGCGCGGTGCCACAGCAGTCGAGGCTGCTGGTGCGATCCACAGTGACCTGGCGCAGGGTTTCATCCGAGCAGAAGTCGTGCACTACGAGGATCTCGTCCGCGTGGGTGGATTGACCGAAGCGCGGAAGGCTGGTCTGCTCCGCTTGGAGGGCCGGAACTACGTGGTGCAGGATGGCGACATCGTCCACATTCTCTTCAACGTCTGA
- a CDS encoding YfhO family protein — protein MAVDVDLSPRTSGLLPLWLVAGVGLTWLVVTTSLWRRRSCFAAELAAPGALFLTWVAFFWRPLLSAAQVPRGGGDLNSFFFPLHAFAARVVQQGEIPYWNPTLFSGLPHWANYQAGLLYPPNWILYLLARPFSYGALELLVLAQYLVASSGAYALARLGLRLPRIASLVAGIVFPYSGFLVAHLGHYSMLAAAVWIPWLWLGLARSVVTSRWRWSLLTASATFLLCTGGHQQTVLYGLSASALWWLACFVRWRAGELLAIAARHRAAEPVEVWQRAGRLLADAARSGLPVASGVLTASPALLPSLDLARRSVRAGGLGYEQASEFSLQPIALVNFFLPRLFGDNPTNWWGPWASGEVWAYAGVVTLFLASLALALSREPLRWALAGIGLIALLHALGPATPLHGWVYRFVPFADLLRAPARSLLFVDLVLALLSALGLAAALEPGVVSPSLHRRWERRLLLVLAALALFAAPLFLNAIVSGSSPPERAVLALEGTLMLVLWLGLATLWFRGLRTRWPAPLLGLAGVLLVVLDLFSATAPFNPTPDDLLVDFRHAETVAFLRQASRDEPWRLLSLTIRWQPSAAAVYGLEDAGGLFDPMQPASMARALECVRAQPALPLLDLLNVRFILTRPESGPLAPHWEDRLHTSTGLVIWENRSALPRAWLRGRAEVASVDEALDRVCRPDFDPQQDLLLAEPLPPADPGASGTVRTRWDGPNRLLLDVQTSGPAYLVVAITADPGWRAALDGRSTAVVTADGLYQAIWVPAGQHRVEFRYRPPYLEWGIAGVAAGVLLLTLFPLLHRLSRIRVARTAAASLSSPADEP, from the coding sequence ATGGCCGTGGATGTCGACCTTTCGCCGCGAACCAGCGGACTCCTGCCGCTGTGGCTGGTTGCCGGCGTGGGGTTGACCTGGCTGGTGGTGACGACCAGCCTGTGGCGACGGCGGTCGTGCTTTGCCGCCGAACTCGCGGCGCCGGGAGCACTCTTCCTCACCTGGGTCGCTTTCTTCTGGCGACCACTCCTGAGCGCTGCGCAGGTACCGCGCGGCGGTGGCGACCTGAATTCGTTCTTCTTCCCCCTCCATGCCTTCGCCGCGCGCGTCGTCCAGCAGGGGGAGATACCGTACTGGAACCCGACGCTGTTCAGCGGTTTGCCGCATTGGGCGAATTATCAGGCCGGCTTGCTCTACCCACCGAACTGGATCTTGTATCTCCTCGCGCGTCCCTTCAGCTACGGCGCTCTCGAACTCCTCGTGCTCGCTCAGTATCTCGTCGCCAGTTCTGGTGCCTATGCGCTCGCCCGGCTCGGGCTGAGACTCCCACGGATCGCGAGTCTCGTCGCGGGAATCGTCTTTCCGTATAGCGGATTTCTGGTTGCCCATCTCGGCCATTATTCGATGCTGGCTGCTGCGGTCTGGATTCCCTGGCTCTGGCTCGGGCTCGCCCGCAGCGTCGTCACGTCGCGTTGGCGCTGGAGCTTGTTGACGGCGAGCGCGACGTTCTTGCTCTGTACGGGTGGGCATCAGCAGACCGTTCTCTATGGTCTCAGCGCGAGCGCTCTCTGGTGGTTGGCCTGTTTCGTCCGCTGGCGCGCGGGAGAGTTGCTGGCGATCGCCGCTCGCCACCGCGCAGCGGAGCCCGTGGAGGTCTGGCAGCGTGCCGGAAGGCTTCTTGCGGACGCCGCGCGAAGTGGACTACCGGTCGCGAGCGGTGTGCTCACGGCATCGCCGGCGCTCCTTCCGTCCCTCGACCTGGCCCGGCGGTCGGTGCGGGCCGGTGGCCTGGGTTACGAACAAGCGAGCGAGTTCTCGCTCCAGCCGATCGCGCTCGTGAACTTCTTCTTGCCGCGGCTCTTCGGTGACAATCCCACGAACTGGTGGGGACCCTGGGCGAGCGGCGAAGTCTGGGCATATGCCGGGGTGGTGACGCTCTTTCTGGCGAGTCTGGCGCTCGCGCTCAGTCGAGAACCGCTCCGCTGGGCACTCGCCGGGATCGGACTGATCGCCTTGCTCCACGCGCTGGGGCCAGCGACACCGCTGCACGGCTGGGTGTATCGCTTCGTCCCGTTCGCGGATCTCCTCCGTGCACCAGCGCGCTCCCTCCTCTTCGTCGATCTCGTGCTGGCCCTGTTGAGTGCGCTCGGTCTGGCAGCGGCGCTCGAGCCTGGTGTCGTGTCCCCCTCGTTGCATCGTCGCTGGGAGCGCCGGCTTCTGCTCGTTCTCGCGGCGCTCGCCTTGTTCGCTGCTCCGCTCTTTCTCAACGCGATCGTGAGCGGTTCGTCACCACCGGAACGGGCTGTGCTGGCCCTGGAGGGGACGCTCATGCTCGTCCTTTGGCTCGGTCTGGCGACGCTCTGGTTCCGCGGTCTCCGAACGCGGTGGCCAGCGCCGCTCCTCGGCCTGGCTGGCGTGCTCCTCGTCGTCCTGGATCTCTTCAGCGCCACAGCACCGTTCAATCCGACTCCCGACGATCTCCTCGTCGACTTCCGGCATGCGGAGACAGTCGCGTTTCTCCGGCAAGCGAGTCGGGACGAGCCCTGGCGTCTTCTCTCGCTCACCATCCGCTGGCAGCCGAGCGCGGCGGCTGTGTACGGCCTGGAGGATGCGGGGGGACTCTTCGATCCGATGCAACCGGCCTCCATGGCGCGTGCACTGGAGTGCGTCCGAGCGCAACCCGCTCTCCCGCTCCTCGATCTCCTGAACGTCCGCTTCATACTGACTCGGCCAGAGAGTGGACCACTCGCCCCCCACTGGGAAGACCGCCTGCACACGTCGACTGGACTCGTGATCTGGGAGAACCGATCCGCTTTGCCGCGCGCCTGGTTGCGTGGTCGCGCCGAGGTGGCGAGCGTGGACGAAGCGCTCGATCGCGTCTGTCGCCCTGACTTCGACCCGCAGCAGGATCTCCTCCTCGCCGAACCGCTGCCACCAGCTGACCCGGGTGCGAGCGGGACCGTGCGTACTCGCTGGGATGGCCCCAATCGCTTGCTGCTCGATGTCCAGACGAGCGGCCCGGCGTACCTCGTCGTGGCGATCACAGCTGACCCCGGCTGGCGTGCTGCACTCGATGGCCGGTCGACTGCGGTCGTCACGGCAGACGGGCTCTACCAGGCGATCTGGGTGCCGGCGGGGCAGCATCGCGTCGAGTTCCGCTATCGTCCGCCATATCTCGAGTGGGGAATCGCTGGTGTGGCTGCGGGTGTGCTCCTGCTGACTCTCTTCCCGCTGCTGCACCGGTTGAGCCGGATTCGCGTCGCGCGGACTGCTGCCGCCTCGCTGTCCTCACCAGCTGACGAGCCATGA
- a CDS encoding class II aldolase/adducin family protein yields MPVELVPHQSLIALGRLAGSRGYLWGTGGNLSLRRSESHFLITMRGTALDQLDSQDFVLAPLQGERDEPPEASTEIQLHRRIYQARPDVRCVIHLSPFYTTLVACTDLELPTDIVPETALYLGEIARVPYIQPGTDELARAVAEALGKERSVVIMANHGVVTVGESPLDAFRRVEVLEFLCRMVVTARSAGLELHRIGPDAVASLRRSYGVKARG; encoded by the coding sequence ATGCCAGTCGAGCTCGTCCCACATCAGAGTCTCATCGCACTCGGTCGGCTGGCGGGGAGTCGCGGGTACCTGTGGGGGACTGGCGGTAACCTGAGCCTGCGGCGCAGCGAGTCGCACTTCCTCATCACCATGCGAGGAACCGCCCTCGACCAACTCGACTCGCAAGATTTCGTTCTCGCCCCGCTCCAGGGCGAACGGGACGAGCCGCCGGAGGCCTCCACCGAGATTCAGCTGCACCGACGCATCTACCAGGCACGTCCCGATGTGCGCTGCGTGATCCATCTTTCTCCGTTCTACACGACGCTCGTCGCGTGCACCGACCTGGAACTCCCGACCGATATCGTTCCTGAAACAGCGTTGTACCTCGGTGAAATCGCTCGGGTACCCTACATTCAGCCTGGCACTGACGAGTTGGCTCGGGCTGTCGCCGAGGCGCTCGGCAAAGAGCGCTCGGTCGTCATCATGGCGAATCACGGCGTGGTCACCGTCGGCGAGTCTCCGCTCGATGCATTCCGGCGAGTCGAGGTGCTCGAGTTTCTCTGCCGCATGGTGGTGACAGCCCGGAGCGCTGGACTGGAATTGCATCGGATCGGTCCCGACGCTGTCGCGAGCCTCCGCCGATCCTATGGCGTCAAGGCACGAGGGTAA
- the sucD gene encoding succinate--CoA ligase subunit alpha → MAILVDESTRLLVQGITGKEGSFHTGQMIEYGTRVVAGVTPGAGGRVVHGVPVFDTVTDAVAATQPNVSFIAVPAPFAPDAILEAADAGIPLIVCITEGIPVLEMLRVYHAVRQRGVRLIGPNCPGLISPGKAKVGIMPGFIHTPGPVGIVSRSGTLTYEVVWALTRAGIGQSSAVGIGGDPIIGTSFVDVLELFENDPETRAIVLIGEIGGADEEAAAAYIREQVTKPVVGFIAGRTAPPGRRMGHAGAIISGGRGTAAEKIAALEAAGVHVAERPAEIADLMREILANT, encoded by the coding sequence ATGGCGATCCTGGTCGACGAGTCGACGCGGTTGCTGGTGCAAGGAATCACCGGGAAGGAAGGCTCGTTCCACACCGGGCAGATGATCGAGTACGGGACCAGAGTTGTAGCGGGCGTCACACCGGGAGCCGGCGGTCGAGTCGTGCACGGTGTCCCAGTGTTCGATACGGTCACCGATGCCGTCGCTGCCACCCAACCCAATGTCTCTTTTATCGCTGTTCCGGCGCCGTTCGCTCCCGATGCGATCCTCGAGGCGGCCGATGCTGGCATCCCGCTCATCGTCTGCATCACCGAGGGGATTCCAGTTCTGGAAATGCTCCGGGTTTACCACGCCGTCCGTCAGCGCGGCGTGCGGCTCATCGGCCCCAATTGCCCGGGACTGATCTCGCCGGGCAAGGCCAAGGTGGGCATCATGCCGGGATTCATCCACACGCCCGGGCCAGTCGGTATCGTCTCGCGCAGTGGAACGCTTACGTACGAAGTCGTCTGGGCACTGACACGCGCAGGCATCGGCCAATCGTCGGCCGTCGGCATCGGCGGCGATCCGATCATCGGGACCTCCTTCGTTGATGTGCTCGAGCTGTTCGAGAACGATCCAGAGACACGCGCCATCGTGCTCATCGGTGAGATCGGCGGAGCCGACGAGGAAGCAGCCGCAGCCTATATCCGGGAGCAGGTGACCAAGCCTGTCGTCGGCTTCATCGCCGGGCGCACGGCCCCGCCCGGTCGACGCATGGGACACGCCGGAGCGATCATCAGCGGCGGGCGGGGAACAGCTGCCGAGAAGATCGCCGCACTAGAGGCAGCTGGCGTGCACGTCGCGGAGCGACCGGCTGAGATAGCCGACTTGATGCGCGAGATCCTCGCGAACACGTGA
- the sucC gene encoding ADP-forming succinate--CoA ligase subunit beta: MDLHEYQAAELFARYGIPVNRGIVARTPEEASAAAEQLGGRVVVKAQVHAGGRGKAGGIRLADDPVQAEAVARQILGMEIRGRIVRKVLVAPAVAFEREYYLGAVLDRDSRRIVVMASSAGGVDIEEVARERPTAIVREQADPFLGFLDFQARRLAFRLGIEPDLVRGFATIARQLYRAFVDNDASLAEINPLVLTQDRSWLALDTKVVLDDNGLFRHPDLAELRDPEEEDPLEREARLAGISFVRLNGTVGCIVNGAGLSMATMDAIKLYGGEPANFLDIGGGASAQRVAAALRIVVADPNVRAILVNIFGGITRGDVVAQGILEALRQVEVRVPMVIRLVGTRQEEGRRLLEEAGFTVVDTMEEAAQRAVALAQGQ; this comes from the coding sequence ATGGATCTCCACGAATATCAAGCAGCAGAACTTTTTGCACGGTATGGGATTCCGGTCAACCGTGGGATCGTGGCCCGGACTCCAGAGGAAGCCAGCGCTGCAGCCGAACAGTTGGGCGGCCGGGTCGTGGTGAAAGCGCAGGTCCACGCCGGAGGTCGCGGCAAAGCCGGTGGAATCCGCCTGGCCGATGATCCAGTCCAGGCCGAGGCTGTTGCCCGGCAGATCCTCGGTATGGAGATTCGCGGGCGGATCGTCCGCAAAGTGCTGGTTGCGCCAGCAGTCGCCTTCGAGCGGGAGTATTACCTGGGGGCTGTGCTCGATCGCGATAGTCGTCGCATCGTGGTGATGGCGAGCAGCGCGGGCGGTGTCGATATCGAGGAAGTCGCCCGCGAACGCCCGACCGCGATCGTCCGCGAGCAGGCTGATCCCTTCCTCGGTTTCCTCGACTTCCAGGCGCGGCGGCTCGCCTTCCGGCTCGGCATCGAACCGGACCTGGTGCGGGGTTTCGCGACGATCGCTCGGCAACTCTACCGCGCTTTCGTCGACAACGATGCTTCGCTGGCGGAGATCAATCCGCTGGTCCTCACACAGGATCGCTCCTGGCTCGCCCTCGATACCAAGGTCGTGCTCGACGACAACGGATTGTTCCGGCATCCGGATCTGGCCGAACTCCGCGACCCCGAGGAGGAAGACCCGCTGGAGCGGGAAGCCCGGCTGGCAGGGATCAGCTTCGTGCGCCTGAACGGGACCGTCGGGTGCATCGTCAATGGAGCAGGGCTCTCCATGGCGACGATGGACGCCATCAAACTGTACGGTGGGGAGCCAGCGAATTTCCTGGACATCGGTGGAGGAGCCTCGGCGCAGCGGGTGGCGGCGGCTTTGCGGATCGTCGTCGCTGATCCCAACGTCCGCGCCATTCTGGTCAATATCTTCGGGGGCATCACGCGCGGCGATGTGGTGGCACAAGGGATTCTCGAGGCCCTGCGCCAAGTCGAGGTTCGCGTGCCGATGGTGATCCGTCTCGTCGGAACGCGCCAGGAGGAGGGGCGTCGCCTGCTCGAGGAAGCTGGTTTCACGGTCGTGGACACGATGGAAGAAGCAGCGCAGCGAGCCGTGGCACTCGCGCAAGGTCAGTGA